Proteins from a single region of Prinia subflava isolate CZ2003 ecotype Zambia chromosome 10, Cam_Psub_1.2, whole genome shotgun sequence:
- the DDR2 gene encoding discoidin domain-containing receptor 2 isoform X1, with protein sequence MRVSSQRHLASARRSSLLTWLPRPGRGARTPPAVAAPLRTANMLATPRPALLLLLLLLLHVPHAARAQVNPAVCRYPLGMSGGHIPDEDISASSHWSDSTAAKYGRLDSEGGDGAWCPKTPVDPNDLKEFLQIDLHALHFITLVGTQGRHAKGHGNEFSPMYKINYSRDGTRWMSWRNRHGKQVLDGNTNTYDIVLKDLEPPLIARFVRFLPVTDHSMNVCLRVELYGCVWLDGLVSYNAPVGQQLVLPGGTVIYLNDSVYDGAFGYSMTEGLGQLTDGVSGLDDFTQTHEYHVWPGYDYVGWRNESTAGGYVEITFEFDRIRNFTAMKVHCNNMFAKGVKIFKEVQCYFRADASEWEPSAVSSVLVLDDVNPSARFVTVPLLHRMASAIKCQYYFADTWMMFSEITFQSDAAMYNNSVPPAEAPVVPTTYDPTLKVDDSNTRILIGCLVAIIFILVAIIVIILWRQFWQKMLEKASRRMLDDEMTVSLSLPSESSMFNHNHSSSSSEQESSSTYDRIFPLGPDYQEPSRLIRKLPEFTSGEEDKGCSGPAKPSQANVPEGVPHYAEADIVNLQGVTGGNTYSVPALTMDLLSGKDVAVEEFPRKLLTFKEKLGEGQFGEVHLCEVEGMEKFTGKDLALEGLDVSSDHPVLVAVKMLRADANKNARNDFLKEIKIMSRLKDPNIIRLLAVCITDDPLCMITEYMENGDLNQFLSRQQAGSPTAGHTPTVSDLQFMATQIASGMKYLSSLNFVHRDLATRNCLVGKHYTIKIADFGMSRNLYSGDYYRIQGRAVLPIRWMSWESILLGKFTTASDVWAFGVTLWETFMLCREQPYSQMSDEQVIENTGEFFRDQGRQTYLPQPVLCPDSVYKLMLSCWRRDTKDRPSFQDIHRLLQDSASEE encoded by the exons ATGCGAGTGAGCTCCCAGAGGCATCTTGCATCAGCCCGGAGAAGTTCGCTCCTCACCTGGCTCCCCCGGCCCGGGCGCGGGGCAAGGACCCCGCCCGCCGTGGCCGCCCCGCTCCG GACTGCCAACATGTTGGCCACCCCCAGAccggccctgctgctgctgctgctgctgctgctgcatgtcCCCCATGCTGCCAGAGCACAGGTCAACCCCG CGGTGTGTCGGTACCCCCTGGGAATGTCAGGTGGGCACATCCCTGACGAGGACATCTCAGCCTCCAGCCACTGGTCTGACTCCACGGCCGCCAAGTACGGACG GCTGGACTCGGAGGGTGGTGATGGAGCCTGGTGCCCCAAGACCCCAGTGGATCCAAATGACCTGAAGGAGTTCCTGCAGATTGACCTGCACGCCCTGCACTTCATCACACTGGTGGGCACCCAGGGGCGCCACGCCAAGGGCCATGGCAATGAGTTTTCCCCCATGTATAAAATCAACTACAGCCGGGATGGCACCCGCTGGATGTCTTGGAGGAACCGGCATGGGAAGCAG gtGCTGGATGGAAACACCAACACCTATGACATCGTCCTCAAGGACCTGGAGCCGCCCCTTATTGCCCGCTTTGTGCGCTTCCTTCCTGTCACTGACCACTCCATGAACGTCTGCCTGCGCGTGGAGCTGTACGGCTGTGTCTGGCTGG acGGGCTGGTGTCCTACAATGCGCCAGTCGGGCAGCAGCTCGTCCTTCCTGGGGGCACCGTCATCTACCTGAACGACTCGGTGTACGATGGGGCCTTTGGGTACAG CATGACAGAGGGCCTGGGCCAGCTGACAGATGGGGTGTCGGGGCTGGATGACTTCACGCAGACCCACGAGTACCACGTCTGGCCGGGCTACGACTACGTGGGCTGGCGCAACGAGAGCACGGCTGGTGGCTACGTGGAGATCACCTTCGAGTTCGACCGCATCAGGAACTTCACTGCCATGAAG GTCCACTGCAACAACATGTTCGCCAAAGGTGTGAAGATCTTCAAGGAGGTCCAGTGCTACTTCCGTGCCGACGCCAGCGAGTGGGAGCCCAGCGCCGTCTCCTCGGTGCTGGTGCTGGATGATGTGAACCCCAGCGCCCGTTTCGTCACCGTGCCCCTGCTCCACCGCATGGCCAGTGCCATCAAGTGCCAGTATTACTTCGCTGACACCTGGATGATGTTCAGTGAGATTACCTTCCAGTCAG ATGCAGCCATGTACAACAACTCAGTGCCCCCCGCCGAGGCACCGGTGGTCCCCACCACTTACG ACCCCACACTCAAGGTAGACGACAGCAACACACGCATCCTGATCGGGTGCCTGGTGGCCATCATCTTCATCCTGGTGGCCATCATTGTCATCATACTGTGGCGGCAGTTCTGGCAGAAGATGCTGGAGAAG GCATCACGGAGGATGCTGGATGATGAAATGACGgtcagcctctccctgcccagcgaATCCAGCATGTTCAACCACAaccactcctcctcctccagcgaGCAGGAGTCCAGCTCCACCTACGACCGCATCTTCCCCCTGGGACCCGACTACCAGGAGCCCTCCCGCCTGATCCGCAAGCTGCCCGAGTTCACCTCAGGGGAGGAGGACAAAG GCTGCAGTGGCCCCGCAAAGCCATCCCAGGCCAACGTCCCCGAGGGCGTTCCACACTACGCAGAGGCCGACATTGTGAACCTGCAGGGTGTGACAGGTGGCAACACCTACTCAGTGCCAGCCCTCACCATGGACCTGCTCTCTGGCAAGGATGTGGCTGTCGAGGAGTTCCCCAGGAAGCTGCTGACCTTCAAGGAGAAGCTGGGGGAAGGCCAGTTTGGGGAG gtTCACctctgtgaagtggaggggatggagaagTTCACAGGGAAGGACCTTGCCCTGGAGGGCTTGGATGTCAGCTCTGACCATcctgtgctggtggctgtgaAGATGCTGCGGGCAGATGCCAACAAGAATGCCAG GAAtgattttctgaaggaaatcaAGATCATGTCGCGGCTGAAGGATCCCAACATCATCCGGCTGCTGGCGGTGTGCATCACAGATGACCCCTTGTGCATGATCACAGAGTACATGGAGAATGGGGACCTCAACCAGTTCCTGTCCCGCCAGCAGGCAGGTAGCCCCACTGCTGGCCACACACCCACCGTCAG TGACCTGCAGTTCATGGCCACCCAGATCGCCTCGGGCATGAAGTACCTCTCGTCCCTGAACTTTGTGCACCGAGACCTGGCCACACGCAACTGCCTGGTGGGGAAGCACTACACAATCAAGATCGCTGACTTCGGGATGAGCAGGAACCTCTACAGCGGGGACTACTACCGCATCCAGGGCCGGGCGGTGCTCCCCATCCGCTGGATGTCCTGGGAGAGCATCCTGCTG GGCAAGTTCACAACAGCCAGTGATGTGTGGGCGTTTGGAGTGACGCTGTGGGAGACCTTCATGCTCTGCCGGGAGCAGCCCTACTCCCAGATGTCTGACGAGCAGGTCATCGAAAACACCGGCGAGTTCTTCCGGGACCAGGGCCGGCAG aCCTACCTTCCCCAGCCCGTGCTATGCCCTGACTCAGTCTATAAGCTAATGCTCAGCTGCTGGAGACGGGACACTAAAGATCGTCCCTCCTTTCAGGACATCCATCGCCTCCTCCAGGACTCAGCCAGTGAAGAATGA
- the DDR2 gene encoding discoidin domain-containing receptor 2 isoform X2, whose translation MRVSSQRHLASARRSSLLTWLPRPGRGARTPPAVAAPLRTANMLATPRPALLLLLLLLLHVPHAARAQVNPAVCRYPLGMSGGHIPDEDISASSHWSDSTAAKYGRLDSEGGDGAWCPKTPVDPNDLKEFLQIDLHALHFITLVGTQGRHAKGHGNEFSPMYKINYSRDGTRWMSWRNRHGKQVLDGNTNTYDIVLKDLEPPLIARFVRFLPVTDHSMNVCLRVELYGCVWLDGLVSYNAPVGQQLVLPGGTVIYLNDSVYDGAFGYSMTEGLGQLTDGVSGLDDFTQTHEYHVWPGYDYVGWRNESTAGGYVEITFEFDRIRNFTAMKVHCNNMFAKGVKIFKEVQCYFRADASEWEPSAVSSVLVLDDVNPSARFVTVPLLHRMASAIKCQYYFADTWMMFSEITFQSDAAMYNNSVPPAEAPVVPTTYDPTLKVDDSNTRILIGCLVAIIFILVAIIVIILWRQFWQKMLEKASRRMLDDEMTVSLSLPSESSMFNHNHSSSSSEQESSSTYDRIFPLGPDYQEPSRLIRKLPEFTSGEEDKGCSGPAKPSQANVPEGVPHYAEADIVNLQGVTGGNTYSVPALTMDLLSGKDVAVEEFPRKLLTFKEKLGEGQFGEVHLCEVEGMEKFTGKDLALEGLDVSSDHPVLVAVKMLRADANKNARNDFLKEIKIMSRLKDPNIIRLLAVCITDDPLCMITEYMENGDLNQFLSRQQAGSPTAGHTPTVSDLQFMATQIASGMKYLSSLNFVHRDLATRNCLVGKHYTIKIADFGMSRNLYSGDYYRIQGRAVLPIRWMSWESILLTYLPQPVLCPDSVYKLMLSCWRRDTKDRPSFQDIHRLLQDSASEE comes from the exons ATGCGAGTGAGCTCCCAGAGGCATCTTGCATCAGCCCGGAGAAGTTCGCTCCTCACCTGGCTCCCCCGGCCCGGGCGCGGGGCAAGGACCCCGCCCGCCGTGGCCGCCCCGCTCCG GACTGCCAACATGTTGGCCACCCCCAGAccggccctgctgctgctgctgctgctgctgctgcatgtcCCCCATGCTGCCAGAGCACAGGTCAACCCCG CGGTGTGTCGGTACCCCCTGGGAATGTCAGGTGGGCACATCCCTGACGAGGACATCTCAGCCTCCAGCCACTGGTCTGACTCCACGGCCGCCAAGTACGGACG GCTGGACTCGGAGGGTGGTGATGGAGCCTGGTGCCCCAAGACCCCAGTGGATCCAAATGACCTGAAGGAGTTCCTGCAGATTGACCTGCACGCCCTGCACTTCATCACACTGGTGGGCACCCAGGGGCGCCACGCCAAGGGCCATGGCAATGAGTTTTCCCCCATGTATAAAATCAACTACAGCCGGGATGGCACCCGCTGGATGTCTTGGAGGAACCGGCATGGGAAGCAG gtGCTGGATGGAAACACCAACACCTATGACATCGTCCTCAAGGACCTGGAGCCGCCCCTTATTGCCCGCTTTGTGCGCTTCCTTCCTGTCACTGACCACTCCATGAACGTCTGCCTGCGCGTGGAGCTGTACGGCTGTGTCTGGCTGG acGGGCTGGTGTCCTACAATGCGCCAGTCGGGCAGCAGCTCGTCCTTCCTGGGGGCACCGTCATCTACCTGAACGACTCGGTGTACGATGGGGCCTTTGGGTACAG CATGACAGAGGGCCTGGGCCAGCTGACAGATGGGGTGTCGGGGCTGGATGACTTCACGCAGACCCACGAGTACCACGTCTGGCCGGGCTACGACTACGTGGGCTGGCGCAACGAGAGCACGGCTGGTGGCTACGTGGAGATCACCTTCGAGTTCGACCGCATCAGGAACTTCACTGCCATGAAG GTCCACTGCAACAACATGTTCGCCAAAGGTGTGAAGATCTTCAAGGAGGTCCAGTGCTACTTCCGTGCCGACGCCAGCGAGTGGGAGCCCAGCGCCGTCTCCTCGGTGCTGGTGCTGGATGATGTGAACCCCAGCGCCCGTTTCGTCACCGTGCCCCTGCTCCACCGCATGGCCAGTGCCATCAAGTGCCAGTATTACTTCGCTGACACCTGGATGATGTTCAGTGAGATTACCTTCCAGTCAG ATGCAGCCATGTACAACAACTCAGTGCCCCCCGCCGAGGCACCGGTGGTCCCCACCACTTACG ACCCCACACTCAAGGTAGACGACAGCAACACACGCATCCTGATCGGGTGCCTGGTGGCCATCATCTTCATCCTGGTGGCCATCATTGTCATCATACTGTGGCGGCAGTTCTGGCAGAAGATGCTGGAGAAG GCATCACGGAGGATGCTGGATGATGAAATGACGgtcagcctctccctgcccagcgaATCCAGCATGTTCAACCACAaccactcctcctcctccagcgaGCAGGAGTCCAGCTCCACCTACGACCGCATCTTCCCCCTGGGACCCGACTACCAGGAGCCCTCCCGCCTGATCCGCAAGCTGCCCGAGTTCACCTCAGGGGAGGAGGACAAAG GCTGCAGTGGCCCCGCAAAGCCATCCCAGGCCAACGTCCCCGAGGGCGTTCCACACTACGCAGAGGCCGACATTGTGAACCTGCAGGGTGTGACAGGTGGCAACACCTACTCAGTGCCAGCCCTCACCATGGACCTGCTCTCTGGCAAGGATGTGGCTGTCGAGGAGTTCCCCAGGAAGCTGCTGACCTTCAAGGAGAAGCTGGGGGAAGGCCAGTTTGGGGAG gtTCACctctgtgaagtggaggggatggagaagTTCACAGGGAAGGACCTTGCCCTGGAGGGCTTGGATGTCAGCTCTGACCATcctgtgctggtggctgtgaAGATGCTGCGGGCAGATGCCAACAAGAATGCCAG GAAtgattttctgaaggaaatcaAGATCATGTCGCGGCTGAAGGATCCCAACATCATCCGGCTGCTGGCGGTGTGCATCACAGATGACCCCTTGTGCATGATCACAGAGTACATGGAGAATGGGGACCTCAACCAGTTCCTGTCCCGCCAGCAGGCAGGTAGCCCCACTGCTGGCCACACACCCACCGTCAG TGACCTGCAGTTCATGGCCACCCAGATCGCCTCGGGCATGAAGTACCTCTCGTCCCTGAACTTTGTGCACCGAGACCTGGCCACACGCAACTGCCTGGTGGGGAAGCACTACACAATCAAGATCGCTGACTTCGGGATGAGCAGGAACCTCTACAGCGGGGACTACTACCGCATCCAGGGCCGGGCGGTGCTCCCCATCCGCTGGATGTCCTGGGAGAGCATCCTGCTG aCCTACCTTCCCCAGCCCGTGCTATGCCCTGACTCAGTCTATAAGCTAATGCTCAGCTGCTGGAGACGGGACACTAAAGATCGTCCCTCCTTTCAGGACATCCATCGCCTCCTCCAGGACTCAGCCAGTGAAGAATGA
- the DDR2 gene encoding discoidin domain-containing receptor 2 isoform X3 codes for MSGGHIPDEDISASSHWSDSTAAKYGRLDSEGGDGAWCPKTPVDPNDLKEFLQIDLHALHFITLVGTQGRHAKGHGNEFSPMYKINYSRDGTRWMSWRNRHGKQVLDGNTNTYDIVLKDLEPPLIARFVRFLPVTDHSMNVCLRVELYGCVWLDGLVSYNAPVGQQLVLPGGTVIYLNDSVYDGAFGYSMTEGLGQLTDGVSGLDDFTQTHEYHVWPGYDYVGWRNESTAGGYVEITFEFDRIRNFTAMKVHCNNMFAKGVKIFKEVQCYFRADASEWEPSAVSSVLVLDDVNPSARFVTVPLLHRMASAIKCQYYFADTWMMFSEITFQSDAAMYNNSVPPAEAPVVPTTYDPTLKVDDSNTRILIGCLVAIIFILVAIIVIILWRQFWQKMLEKASRRMLDDEMTVSLSLPSESSMFNHNHSSSSSEQESSSTYDRIFPLGPDYQEPSRLIRKLPEFTSGEEDKGCSGPAKPSQANVPEGVPHYAEADIVNLQGVTGGNTYSVPALTMDLLSGKDVAVEEFPRKLLTFKEKLGEGQFGEVHLCEVEGMEKFTGKDLALEGLDVSSDHPVLVAVKMLRADANKNARNDFLKEIKIMSRLKDPNIIRLLAVCITDDPLCMITEYMENGDLNQFLSRQQAGSPTAGHTPTVSDLQFMATQIASGMKYLSSLNFVHRDLATRNCLVGKHYTIKIADFGMSRNLYSGDYYRIQGRAVLPIRWMSWESILLGKFTTASDVWAFGVTLWETFMLCREQPYSQMSDEQVIENTGEFFRDQGRQTYLPQPVLCPDSVYKLMLSCWRRDTKDRPSFQDIHRLLQDSASEE; via the exons ATGTCAGGTGGGCACATCCCTGACGAGGACATCTCAGCCTCCAGCCACTGGTCTGACTCCACGGCCGCCAAGTACGGACG GCTGGACTCGGAGGGTGGTGATGGAGCCTGGTGCCCCAAGACCCCAGTGGATCCAAATGACCTGAAGGAGTTCCTGCAGATTGACCTGCACGCCCTGCACTTCATCACACTGGTGGGCACCCAGGGGCGCCACGCCAAGGGCCATGGCAATGAGTTTTCCCCCATGTATAAAATCAACTACAGCCGGGATGGCACCCGCTGGATGTCTTGGAGGAACCGGCATGGGAAGCAG gtGCTGGATGGAAACACCAACACCTATGACATCGTCCTCAAGGACCTGGAGCCGCCCCTTATTGCCCGCTTTGTGCGCTTCCTTCCTGTCACTGACCACTCCATGAACGTCTGCCTGCGCGTGGAGCTGTACGGCTGTGTCTGGCTGG acGGGCTGGTGTCCTACAATGCGCCAGTCGGGCAGCAGCTCGTCCTTCCTGGGGGCACCGTCATCTACCTGAACGACTCGGTGTACGATGGGGCCTTTGGGTACAG CATGACAGAGGGCCTGGGCCAGCTGACAGATGGGGTGTCGGGGCTGGATGACTTCACGCAGACCCACGAGTACCACGTCTGGCCGGGCTACGACTACGTGGGCTGGCGCAACGAGAGCACGGCTGGTGGCTACGTGGAGATCACCTTCGAGTTCGACCGCATCAGGAACTTCACTGCCATGAAG GTCCACTGCAACAACATGTTCGCCAAAGGTGTGAAGATCTTCAAGGAGGTCCAGTGCTACTTCCGTGCCGACGCCAGCGAGTGGGAGCCCAGCGCCGTCTCCTCGGTGCTGGTGCTGGATGATGTGAACCCCAGCGCCCGTTTCGTCACCGTGCCCCTGCTCCACCGCATGGCCAGTGCCATCAAGTGCCAGTATTACTTCGCTGACACCTGGATGATGTTCAGTGAGATTACCTTCCAGTCAG ATGCAGCCATGTACAACAACTCAGTGCCCCCCGCCGAGGCACCGGTGGTCCCCACCACTTACG ACCCCACACTCAAGGTAGACGACAGCAACACACGCATCCTGATCGGGTGCCTGGTGGCCATCATCTTCATCCTGGTGGCCATCATTGTCATCATACTGTGGCGGCAGTTCTGGCAGAAGATGCTGGAGAAG GCATCACGGAGGATGCTGGATGATGAAATGACGgtcagcctctccctgcccagcgaATCCAGCATGTTCAACCACAaccactcctcctcctccagcgaGCAGGAGTCCAGCTCCACCTACGACCGCATCTTCCCCCTGGGACCCGACTACCAGGAGCCCTCCCGCCTGATCCGCAAGCTGCCCGAGTTCACCTCAGGGGAGGAGGACAAAG GCTGCAGTGGCCCCGCAAAGCCATCCCAGGCCAACGTCCCCGAGGGCGTTCCACACTACGCAGAGGCCGACATTGTGAACCTGCAGGGTGTGACAGGTGGCAACACCTACTCAGTGCCAGCCCTCACCATGGACCTGCTCTCTGGCAAGGATGTGGCTGTCGAGGAGTTCCCCAGGAAGCTGCTGACCTTCAAGGAGAAGCTGGGGGAAGGCCAGTTTGGGGAG gtTCACctctgtgaagtggaggggatggagaagTTCACAGGGAAGGACCTTGCCCTGGAGGGCTTGGATGTCAGCTCTGACCATcctgtgctggtggctgtgaAGATGCTGCGGGCAGATGCCAACAAGAATGCCAG GAAtgattttctgaaggaaatcaAGATCATGTCGCGGCTGAAGGATCCCAACATCATCCGGCTGCTGGCGGTGTGCATCACAGATGACCCCTTGTGCATGATCACAGAGTACATGGAGAATGGGGACCTCAACCAGTTCCTGTCCCGCCAGCAGGCAGGTAGCCCCACTGCTGGCCACACACCCACCGTCAG TGACCTGCAGTTCATGGCCACCCAGATCGCCTCGGGCATGAAGTACCTCTCGTCCCTGAACTTTGTGCACCGAGACCTGGCCACACGCAACTGCCTGGTGGGGAAGCACTACACAATCAAGATCGCTGACTTCGGGATGAGCAGGAACCTCTACAGCGGGGACTACTACCGCATCCAGGGCCGGGCGGTGCTCCCCATCCGCTGGATGTCCTGGGAGAGCATCCTGCTG GGCAAGTTCACAACAGCCAGTGATGTGTGGGCGTTTGGAGTGACGCTGTGGGAGACCTTCATGCTCTGCCGGGAGCAGCCCTACTCCCAGATGTCTGACGAGCAGGTCATCGAAAACACCGGCGAGTTCTTCCGGGACCAGGGCCGGCAG aCCTACCTTCCCCAGCCCGTGCTATGCCCTGACTCAGTCTATAAGCTAATGCTCAGCTGCTGGAGACGGGACACTAAAGATCGTCCCTCCTTTCAGGACATCCATCGCCTCCTCCAGGACTCAGCCAGTGAAGAATGA